From one [Ruminococcus] lactaris ATCC 29176 genomic stretch:
- a CDS encoding PTS transporter subunit IIC, translating into MKRIFIDGLSGMAQGLFATLIIGTIIQQIGLFVGGDYGNLIYMIGKVAAGLTGAGIGVGVARKLEAQQLVTVSAAVAGMIGAFASKLLAGQLIVDGNLVLAGPGEPLGAFIAAYLAIEIGILVTGKTKLDIILTPLVCIGTGSVVGLVAGPPISKFMAWLGSLINWGTEQQPFLMGIVVSVLMGIFLTLPISSAAIGVILNLSGLAAGAATVGCCCNMIGFAVASYRENKLGGFVAQGIGTSMLQMPNIIRHPQIWIPPILSSAILGPVSTMLLHMTNNATGSGMGTAGLVGPLMTWQVMTASEDPMIVLVKMITIQFVLPAVVTLGISELMRKKKWIHPGDMKLEL; encoded by the coding sequence ATGAAGAGAATATTTATTGATGGTCTGAGCGGTATGGCACAGGGCTTATTTGCAACGCTCATTATAGGAACGATCATACAGCAGATCGGCTTATTTGTGGGCGGTGATTATGGGAATCTGATCTATATGATCGGAAAAGTGGCTGCAGGCCTGACCGGAGCAGGAATTGGTGTCGGTGTGGCGAGAAAGCTGGAGGCACAGCAGTTAGTGACGGTTTCGGCTGCAGTAGCCGGAATGATCGGTGCATTTGCGTCAAAACTGCTGGCAGGACAACTGATCGTCGATGGCAATCTGGTGCTGGCAGGGCCGGGAGAGCCGCTGGGAGCGTTCATTGCTGCTTATCTTGCAATTGAAATTGGAATTTTAGTGACAGGAAAGACAAAACTGGATATTATTCTTACCCCATTGGTATGTATCGGTACGGGATCTGTAGTGGGACTGGTTGCAGGGCCGCCGATTTCAAAATTTATGGCATGGCTCGGGTCACTGATCAACTGGGGAACAGAACAGCAGCCGTTTCTGATGGGCATTGTAGTATCGGTTCTGATGGGAATCTTTCTGACACTGCCGATCAGTTCCGCAGCGATCGGGGTGATTCTGAATCTGTCGGGACTGGCAGCGGGAGCTGCGACAGTTGGCTGCTGCTGTAATATGATCGGATTTGCAGTCGCAAGTTATCGTGAAAATAAACTGGGTGGCTTTGTGGCACAGGGAATCGGAACGTCCATGCTTCAGATGCCGAATATCATACGGCATCCTCAGATATGGATTCCGCCGATCCTGTCAAGTGCGATCCTTGGGCCGGTCAGCACGATGCTGCTTCATATGACCAATAATGCTACGGGTTCAGGAATGGGAACAGCCGGACTGGTAGGGCCTTTGATGACATGGCAGGTCATGACGGCTTCAGAAGATCCAATGATCGTTCTGGTTAAAATGATTACAATCCAGTTTGTCCTTCCGGCTGTTGTGACACTTGGAATTTCAGAACTGATGAGAAAGAAAAAATGGATTCATCCGGGAGACATGAAACTGGAACTTTAA
- a CDS encoding phosphatase PAP2 family protein, whose product MKWRAKAGAFFKKYKHMWVFLYAFIYMPWFLFLEKHVTTKYHVMQTALDERIPFIEYFIVPYLMWFAFIAVVFLYFFFTDVQGFYKLAAISFAGMTIFLIICTFFPNGQDLRPVVFERENMFVDAVRVLYRTDTCTNVFPSLHVFNSLCACIAIHESEKVRTHKAVCISAYVLAGLIILATMFLKQHSVLDVIGAAVMAFVLYQIVYAPGKKRVPGYMKRAVLQENK is encoded by the coding sequence ATGAAGTGGAGAGCAAAGGCAGGGGCATTTTTTAAAAAGTATAAGCATATGTGGGTATTTTTGTATGCGTTTATTTATATGCCGTGGTTTTTATTTTTGGAGAAGCATGTTACGACAAAGTATCATGTGATGCAGACGGCACTGGATGAAAGGATTCCTTTTATTGAGTACTTTATCGTACCGTATCTGATGTGGTTTGCGTTTATTGCTGTTGTATTTCTGTACTTTTTCTTTACGGATGTGCAAGGATTTTATAAGCTGGCAGCAATCTCATTTGCCGGGATGACGATTTTCCTGATTATCTGTACCTTTTTCCCGAACGGACAGGATCTCAGACCGGTGGTATTTGAACGGGAGAATATGTTTGTGGATGCGGTGAGGGTTCTCTACAGGACAGATACCTGTACCAATGTATTTCCGAGCCTGCATGTGTTTAATTCCTTATGTGCATGTATAGCGATCCATGAGAGTGAGAAAGTGAGAACGCATAAGGCAGTCTGCATTTCAGCGTATGTGCTGGCGGGACTGATCATACTTGCGACGATGTTTCTGAAGCAGCATTCAGTACTTGATGTCATAGGAGCAGCGGTGATGGCATTTGTTCTTTATCAGATCGTATATGCACCGGGAAAAAAGCGGGTGCCGGGATATATGAAGCGTGCCGTATTACAGGAGAATAAATAA
- the ymfI gene encoding elongation factor P 5-aminopentanone reductase gives MNKKSVLVTGSSRGIGRACAIAFAKAGYHVFINCRQNIALLHSLQDEILSCGGTCTLLPGDVGDPSQVKSMFCQIEKETGGIDILVNNAGIAWFGLLTDMTDEDWSSLLQTNLSSVFYCCRAAIPHMVSVKCGRIINISSMWGTAGASCEAAYSATKSGIHGLTKALAKELAPSNIQVNAIACGVIDTEMNARLNEEERAALAEEIPSGRFSSPEEVAELVLLLCSSPSYMTGQIIGMDGGFI, from the coding sequence ATGAATAAAAAATCTGTATTGGTAACTGGTTCTTCCCGCGGTATCGGAAGAGCCTGTGCGATTGCTTTTGCAAAAGCCGGATATCATGTATTTATCAACTGCCGTCAAAATATCGCCCTTCTTCATTCTTTACAGGATGAGATTCTTTCCTGTGGCGGTACCTGTACCCTTCTTCCCGGAGATGTCGGTGATCCGTCCCAGGTAAAATCTATGTTCTGTCAGATTGAAAAAGAAACCGGCGGTATCGACATTCTGGTCAATAACGCCGGCATTGCCTGGTTTGGTCTGCTTACCGATATGACAGACGAAGACTGGTCTTCTCTTCTTCAGACGAATCTTTCTTCCGTCTTCTATTGCTGCCGTGCCGCCATTCCACATATGGTCTCTGTGAAATGTGGACGGATCATCAACATTTCTTCCATGTGGGGAACTGCCGGTGCTTCCTGCGAAGCTGCCTATTCCGCAACCAAATCCGGCATTCATGGTCTGACAAAGGCTCTTGCCAAAGAACTTGCTCCCAGTAATATCCAGGTCAATGCCATCGCCTGCGGTGTCATTGATACGGAAATGAATGCACGGCTGAACGAAGAAGAACGTGCCGCCCTTGCAGAGGAAATCCCTTCCGGCAGATTTTCATCCCCGGAAGAAGTCGCTGAACTGGTTCTGCTCCTTTGCAGTTCCCCGTCCTATATGACCGGGCAGATCATCGGAATGGATGGCGGCTTTATCTGA
- a CDS encoding glycerophosphodiester phosphodiesterase family protein encodes MMKGILIVLLVLLLGNVILLYLLAPRLSGRRRVHPFFGVKWAHRGLHDIKKGIPENSIPAFQAAIEAGYGIELDVHLTKDGKLVVFHDDDFRRICGEKGKVEETDYARMRTYRLSRTGEKIPLLSEVLRLVDGKVPLLIEVKLPSADTEVCRRLDEELQGYRGKYMVQSFNSLVLRWMKKHRNEIPRGQLSENLTRKPDTTHYALRFCVKYLLSNCMCRPDFISYKWADRKNPGFLVNKKLFHAPVAAWTLHGEKDLRAAKRSFDMYIFELNDVGGKNPRL; translated from the coding sequence ATGATGAAAGGGATCTTGATCGTTCTGTTGGTTTTACTTTTGGGAAATGTAATTCTGCTGTATTTGCTCGCACCGAGATTGTCGGGGAGACGCAGGGTACATCCCTTTTTTGGAGTGAAATGGGCTCATCGGGGGCTGCATGACATAAAAAAGGGAATCCCGGAAAATTCGATCCCGGCGTTTCAGGCGGCGATAGAAGCCGGCTATGGGATTGAGCTGGATGTGCATCTTACAAAAGATGGAAAGCTGGTTGTCTTTCATGATGATGATTTCAGAAGAATATGCGGAGAAAAAGGAAAAGTGGAAGAGACGGATTATGCCCGTATGAGAACTTACCGGTTAAGCAGAACCGGGGAAAAGATCCCGCTTCTTTCAGAAGTTCTTCGGCTGGTTGATGGAAAAGTTCCTCTTCTGATAGAAGTAAAGCTCCCGAGTGCAGATACAGAAGTCTGCCGGAGGCTGGATGAAGAACTGCAGGGATACAGAGGGAAATATATGGTCCAGTCTTTTAACAGTCTGGTGCTGCGGTGGATGAAAAAGCACAGAAATGAGATTCCCCGCGGACAGCTTTCTGAAAATCTTACCAGGAAGCCGGATACAACGCATTATGCATTAAGATTCTGCGTAAAATATTTACTGAGCAACTGTATGTGCAGACCGGATTTTATTTCTTATAAATGGGCAGACCGGAAAAATCCGGGATTTTTGGTAAATAAAAAGCTGTTTCATGCACCGGTGGCAGCGTGGACACTGCACGGTGAGAAAGATCTGAGGGCAGCAAAAAGATCTTTTGATATGTATATTTTTGAATTAAATGATGTCGGGGGCAAAAACCCCCGACTTTGA
- a CDS encoding diacylglycerol/lipid kinase family protein, which yields MDYIFIVNPKSRTGQGELLWSQLEPELKKRRVSYEVRMTGRKKDAERIATEITADEEEHTMIVLGGDGSLNEVINGIKNPSKVTLGYIPTGSSNDFARGMGIPKDAKKALELILNSEKIEKLDVGELVLGGKRRRFLVSAGMGFDAAVCHEVCISKWKKILNRLKLGKLSYAVVALNRLLKDQPVRMEIRLDDGSVHRFERAYFAAFMNQKYEGGGFKFCPEASPSDGKLDIMVAADLSKKKILCLLPTAFFGKHTKFRGVTILQCRSAEVSTGSTLPIHTDGEPIFLRNEMKVRLMEEKIRFITE from the coding sequence ATGGACTACATTTTTATTGTAAATCCAAAATCAAGAACAGGACAGGGAGAGCTGCTGTGGAGTCAGCTTGAGCCGGAACTGAAAAAAAGGCGGGTCTCCTATGAAGTCAGAATGACCGGCAGAAAAAAAGATGCGGAAAGGATCGCAACTGAGATCACAGCAGATGAGGAAGAGCATACGATGATTGTGCTTGGCGGGGATGGTTCACTGAATGAAGTGATCAATGGAATTAAAAATCCGTCTAAAGTAACGCTTGGATATATTCCTACCGGATCGAGTAATGATTTTGCAAGAGGCATGGGGATCCCGAAAGATGCAAAAAAGGCACTGGAGTTGATCCTGAACTCGGAAAAGATTGAGAAACTGGATGTGGGAGAGCTGGTACTTGGTGGGAAAAGAAGACGATTCCTGGTCAGTGCGGGGATGGGATTTGATGCGGCAGTGTGCCATGAAGTGTGCATCTCAAAATGGAAGAAGATCTTAAACCGCTTAAAGCTTGGAAAGCTGAGTTATGCAGTGGTTGCACTCAACCGGCTGCTGAAGGATCAGCCGGTGAGGATGGAGATCCGGCTGGATGACGGAAGTGTGCATCGGTTTGAACGTGCATATTTTGCGGCATTTATGAATCAGAAATATGAAGGTGGCGGATTTAAATTCTGCCCGGAGGCATCTCCGTCTGACGGAAAGCTGGATATCATGGTGGCAGCAGATCTCTCCAAAAAGAAGATTCTGTGTCTGTTGCCGACGGCATTCTTTGGAAAGCATACAAAGTTCCGTGGCGTTACGATCCTTCAATGTCGCAGTGCAGAAGTTTCTACAGGCAGTACACTGCCGATACATACAGACGGTGAGCCGATCTTTTTAAGAAATGAAATGAAAGTACGGTTGATGGAAGAAAAAATAAGATTCATTACAGAATAA
- a CDS encoding tetratricopeptide repeat protein, translated as MKKKRMVLVMAVSAMCMMAGCGNTVKDGTEALEQGDYDTAIASFEEAAGSDDKEEAAEGYCGLGMTYYEQKQYDQALEMLEKAFDNGTVKTAELCNLAGTSALCKEDYAKALEYIQEGIALAEEKQGNKKQEDKKQETLLQEMKYNEIICLEKTADWEMAKEKMSEYQAAYPEDESVAKEAEFLQTR; from the coding sequence ATGAAAAAGAAGAGAATGGTATTAGTGATGGCTGTCAGTGCAATGTGCATGATGGCAGGATGCGGAAATACAGTAAAAGATGGAACAGAGGCATTGGAGCAGGGAGATTATGATACTGCGATCGCTTCTTTTGAAGAGGCAGCAGGAAGTGATGATAAAGAAGAAGCAGCAGAAGGATATTGTGGACTTGGAATGACATACTATGAGCAGAAGCAGTATGATCAGGCACTGGAGATGCTGGAAAAGGCTTTTGATAATGGGACAGTAAAGACGGCAGAGCTGTGTAATCTTGCCGGAACGTCAGCTCTTTGCAAGGAGGATTATGCAAAAGCCCTGGAGTATATCCAGGAGGGAATCGCACTGGCAGAAGAAAAGCAGGGAAATAAGAAGCAGGAAGATAAGAAGCAGGAGACGTTGCTTCAGGAGATGAAATATAATGAGATCATCTGTCTGGAAAAGACCGCAGACTGGGAAATGGCAAAAGAAAAAATGTCAGAATATCAGGCGGCTTATCCAGAGGATGAATCAGTAGCGAAAGAAGCAGAATTTTTGCAGACGAGGTAA
- the mutY gene encoding A/G-specific adenine glycosylase encodes MKYERIEKAVFLERENRFVAYVELEGKREKVHVKNTGRCEELLIPGAEVYLQKSENEKRATLWDLIAVKKGERLVNLDSQIPNRCVEEWLQTGNLFKEIQCIRPEITYGDSRLDLYAEGEGKKAFIEVKGVTLEEDGVCLFPDAPSERAVRHIEELIKAKKEGYEAILFFVIQMKEVRYFTPNQKTQPEFAEALKRAKAAGVKILAYDCEVSKDEIRICDPVDVVLESPQMKETVPLIVEWYRKNRRDLPWRKNINAYRVWISEIMLQQTRVEAVKPYYERFLSELPDIETLANVEEDKLLKLWEGLGYYNRARNLKLAAQQIMEQYGGKFPETYEKIRELKGIGNYTAGAIGSFVYDLQKPAVDGNVFRVVSRILEDADDILKASTRKKVESLLEEVIPKESPGDFNQGLIELGAIVCLPGGEPKCEICPVSHLCLAHRDGCELEYPVKKKAKERRVEKKTILRFCDNEEVAIRKRPDTGLLAGLYEFPNVEGHLKQKEVIEYAKSLGLTPVRVKKLPDAKHIFSHVEWQMKGYEVIVDELERELDQKIWSEQVIFAEKEELEKKYPMPSAFAAYQL; translated from the coding sequence ATGAAATACGAACGGATAGAAAAAGCTGTCTTTCTTGAGCGGGAAAACCGGTTTGTTGCTTATGTGGAGCTGGAAGGAAAAAGAGAAAAAGTTCATGTGAAAAATACAGGCCGGTGTGAAGAACTGCTGATTCCCGGGGCAGAAGTATATTTGCAGAAAAGTGAAAATGAAAAGCGTGCCACCCTGTGGGATCTGATCGCGGTGAAAAAAGGAGAAAGGCTGGTCAATCTGGATTCACAGATTCCGAACAGGTGCGTGGAAGAATGGCTGCAAACCGGCAATCTGTTCAAAGAAATCCAGTGTATCCGTCCGGAGATAACCTATGGAGATTCAAGATTAGATCTTTATGCAGAGGGGGAGGGGAAAAAAGCTTTTATAGAAGTGAAAGGGGTGACACTGGAAGAAGACGGAGTCTGTCTGTTTCCGGATGCACCGAGTGAGAGAGCCGTCAGGCATATAGAAGAACTGATCAAAGCAAAAAAAGAAGGCTATGAGGCAATCCTCTTTTTCGTGATCCAGATGAAGGAAGTTCGTTATTTTACTCCAAATCAAAAGACACAGCCGGAGTTTGCAGAGGCATTGAAAAGAGCAAAGGCGGCCGGTGTGAAGATCTTGGCGTACGACTGTGAAGTCAGTAAAGATGAGATCAGGATCTGTGATCCGGTGGATGTAGTGCTGGAGAGTCCGCAAATGAAAGAAACGGTACCGCTGATCGTGGAATGGTACAGGAAAAACCGCAGAGATCTGCCGTGGAGAAAAAATATCAATGCGTACCGGGTGTGGATCTCGGAGATCATGCTTCAGCAGACCAGGGTGGAGGCAGTAAAGCCTTATTATGAAAGATTCCTTTCAGAACTGCCAGATATAGAAACACTGGCAAATGTGGAAGAGGATAAGCTGCTCAAGCTCTGGGAAGGGCTGGGATATTATAACCGGGCAAGAAATCTGAAGCTTGCTGCACAACAGATCATGGAACAGTATGGCGGAAAATTTCCTGAAACTTATGAGAAAATCCGGGAACTGAAAGGGATTGGCAATTATACGGCAGGAGCGATCGGCTCTTTTGTCTATGATCTGCAAAAGCCTGCAGTAGATGGAAATGTATTCCGGGTTGTGTCCCGGATTCTGGAAGATGCGGATGATATTCTGAAAGCATCAACAAGGAAAAAAGTGGAAAGTTTACTGGAAGAGGTGATCCCAAAGGAATCACCGGGAGATTTTAATCAGGGACTGATCGAACTGGGGGCAATCGTATGTCTGCCGGGAGGAGAACCGAAGTGTGAGATCTGTCCGGTCAGTCATTTATGCCTTGCACACCGGGATGGATGTGAACTGGAGTATCCGGTAAAGAAAAAAGCAAAAGAAAGAAGAGTTGAAAAAAAGACGATCCTGAGATTCTGTGATAATGAAGAAGTGGCAATCCGGAAAAGACCGGATACAGGTCTGCTTGCCGGCTTATATGAATTTCCAAATGTAGAAGGACATCTGAAGCAGAAGGAAGTGATCGAATATGCCAAGTCACTGGGACTGACTCCGGTGCGGGTGAAAAAGCTCCCGGATGCAAAGCATATTTTCAGTCATGTAGAATGGCAGATGAAAGGATACGAAGTGATCGTGGATGAGCTGGAAAGAGAACTGGATCAGAAGATATGGAGTGAGCAGGTGATATTTGCAGAAAAAGAAGAGCTGGAAAAGAAGTATCCGATGCCATCTGCATTTGCAGCATATCAGTTATAA
- the hflX gene encoding GTPase HflX: MQMYNMDDIRERVILVGVDTEGGETAERSLDELAELAATAGAEVTGRLIQTRECVHPATYIGRGKLIELKELLWETEATGIICDDELSSTQLGNLEEELDCKVLDRTLLILDIFAARAVSGEGKIQVELAQLRYRASRLSGLGRSLSRLGGGIGTRGPGEKKLEMDRRLIRERISRLKKELADVERHRELLRSQRNQSGMKVAALVGYTSAGKSSIENALTNAGILEDAMLFSTLDTTTRALQLDGTQEILLTDTVGFIRKLPHHLIEAFKSTLEEAKYADIIIHVVDVSNPRMDEQMYVVYDTLRQMGAEGKPVITLFNKQDRLEKEESHKDFQADYSIATSAKTGQGLDKLKAALLEIIRRDQIYVERLYPFADAGKIQMIRSKGQLLSEEYLPEGIQIKAYVPQDVYGKL; the protein is encoded by the coding sequence ATGCAGATGTATAATATGGATGATATCAGAGAACGCGTCATCCTGGTGGGCGTGGATACAGAAGGCGGTGAGACTGCAGAACGGTCATTGGATGAACTGGCAGAGCTTGCGGCTACAGCAGGGGCTGAGGTGACTGGCAGACTGATCCAGACCAGGGAGTGCGTACACCCGGCAACCTATATCGGGCGTGGAAAACTGATCGAATTAAAAGAACTGTTGTGGGAAACTGAGGCAACAGGGATCATCTGTGATGATGAACTGAGCAGTACCCAGCTTGGCAATCTGGAAGAAGAACTGGATTGCAAAGTACTGGACAGAACGCTTCTGATCCTGGATATTTTTGCCGCAAGAGCTGTATCGGGAGAGGGAAAGATCCAGGTAGAACTGGCTCAGCTCAGATACCGGGCATCCCGTCTGTCGGGACTGGGAAGATCACTGTCAAGACTGGGCGGCGGAATCGGTACAAGAGGTCCGGGAGAAAAAAAGCTGGAAATGGATCGCCGTCTTATCCGGGAGCGGATCAGTCGTCTGAAAAAAGAACTGGCAGATGTGGAGCGGCACAGAGAATTGCTCCGCAGTCAGCGGAATCAGTCAGGAATGAAAGTGGCAGCACTGGTAGGATATACGTCAGCAGGAAAAAGCAGTATTGAAAATGCGTTGACAAATGCAGGGATTTTAGAAGATGCCATGCTTTTTTCTACGCTGGATACAACGACAAGAGCTTTGCAGCTTGACGGTACGCAGGAGATTCTTCTGACGGACACGGTCGGATTTATCAGAAAGCTCCCACATCATCTTATAGAAGCTTTTAAAAGTACACTGGAAGAGGCAAAATATGCCGATATCATTATCCACGTTGTAGATGTATCGAATCCGAGGATGGACGAGCAGATGTATGTGGTCTATGATACATTACGTCAGATGGGAGCGGAAGGAAAACCGGTGATCACACTGTTCAATAAGCAGGATCGGCTGGAAAAAGAAGAAAGTCATAAAGATTTTCAGGCAGATTACTCGATTGCCACATCGGCTAAGACCGGACAGGGGCTGGACAAACTGAAGGCAGCATTGCTGGAGATCATCCGACGGGATCAGATCTATGTGGAACGTCTGTATCCTTTTGCAGATGCCGGTAAGATACAGATGATCCGGAGCAAAGGACAGCTTCTGTCAGAAGAGTATCTGCCGGAAGGGATTCAGATCAAAGCGTATGTTCCGCAGGATGTTTACGGGAAACTTTAA
- a CDS encoding GTP pyrophosphokinase: MKSEQQVEAAVKSYEDVDSWKTVIFLYNAALKEVGTKLEILNDEFQHVHQYNPIEHIKTRIKTPESIVKKLKRYGYETSIENMVRYINDIAGVRLICSFTSDIYRLAEMIGNQSDLKVLSIKDYIKNPKESGYKSYHMLVSVPIFLSDSVVDTKVEIQIRTIAMDFWASLEHKIYYKFEGNAPDYISRDLRECAKMVSELDEKMLQLNEAIQECILKESDRERLEGVCRDVIGSREEQKLMSAESAAEDPKKEDQKG, encoded by the coding sequence ATGAAAAGTGAACAACAGGTTGAAGCTGCAGTTAAGAGCTATGAGGATGTTGACAGTTGGAAGACCGTGATATTTTTATATAATGCGGCACTGAAAGAAGTCGGCACCAAGCTTGAGATCCTGAATGATGAATTTCAGCATGTGCATCAGTATAATCCCATTGAGCATATCAAGACCAGAATTAAGACACCGGAAAGTATCGTGAAGAAATTAAAGCGTTACGGTTATGAGACCTCGATCGAGAATATGGTCCGGTATATCAATGATATAGCAGGTGTCAGGCTGATCTGCTCTTTTACCTCCGATATATACCGGCTGGCAGAGATGATCGGGAATCAGAGTGACCTGAAAGTATTATCAATTAAAGATTATATCAAGAATCCGAAAGAAAGCGGATACAAGAGTTATCATATGCTGGTTTCCGTACCAATCTTTCTTTCAGACAGTGTGGTAGATACGAAGGTCGAGATTCAGATCCGTACGATCGCCATGGATTTCTGGGCAAGCCTGGAGCATAAGATTTATTATAAGTTCGAGGGAAATGCACCGGATTACATAAGCCGTGATTTAAGAGAGTGTGCGAAGATGGTTTCAGAGCTGGATGAGAAGATGCTTCAGTTGAATGAAGCAATCCAGGAGTGCATTTTAAAAGAATCAGATCGGGAACGGCTGGAAGGAGTCTGCCGGGATGTAATCGGAAGCAGAGAAGAACAGAAGCTGATGTCAGCGGAGTCTGCAGCAGAAGACCCTAAAAAAGAAGATCAAAAAGGCTGA
- a CDS encoding TetR/AcrR family transcriptional regulator: protein MSEKVELSRQQRKSQETREKIFQAAKKILQKKGYEELSIKNICEEAGVSNGSFYHHFKTKDDLLSYYIEEQPTINPDLLEIPENAGGVEQGIIQVYMNYVKYCRELGVEFMSGYYDTKNQALNAAIRTERPYPIVTVQTYVEKAIEAGVVKLNVSIEEFTTDIRMIVIGNVFEWCLRNGEADFEGNMSRSLGKYLESTLCEVEKN, encoded by the coding sequence ATGAGTGAAAAAGTAGAACTTTCCAGGCAGCAGCGTAAATCGCAGGAAACGAGAGAAAAGATCTTTCAGGCAGCAAAGAAAATCCTTCAGAAAAAAGGGTATGAAGAACTTTCTATTAAAAATATCTGTGAGGAGGCCGGAGTTTCCAATGGCAGCTTTTATCATCATTTCAAGACAAAAGATGATCTGCTGTCTTACTATATTGAGGAACAGCCGACGATCAACCCGGATCTGCTGGAAATCCCGGAGAATGCAGGTGGTGTAGAGCAGGGAATCATTCAGGTCTACATGAATTATGTGAAGTATTGCCGGGAACTGGGCGTGGAATTTATGTCGGGGTATTACGATACGAAGAACCAGGCATTGAATGCAGCAATCAGAACAGAGCGTCCCTATCCGATCGTGACAGTGCAGACGTATGTGGAGAAGGCGATCGAAGCAGGAGTGGTAAAGCTGAATGTCAGCATTGAAGAGTTTACGACCGATATCAGAATGATCGTGATCGGAAATGTATTTGAGTGGTGCCTGAGAAACGGAGAAGCTGATTTTGAAGGAAATATGAGCCGTTCGCTTGGAAAATATCTGGAAAGTACATTGTGCGAAGTGGAGAAAAATTGA
- the trpS gene encoding tryptophan--tRNA ligase, translating to MKKIMLTGDRPTGKLHVGHYVGSLRRRVELQNTGDFDDIFIMIADAQALTDNADNPEKIRQNIIEVALDYLACGLDPAKSTLFIQSQIPELCELSFYYMNLVTVSRLQRNPTVKSEIQMRNFEASIPVGFFTYPISQAADITAFKATTVPVGEDQMPMLEQTKEIVHKFNSVYGETLVDPKILLPENEACLRLPGIDGKAKMSKSLGNCIYLSEEPDEIKKKVFSMFTDPNHIRIEDPGSLEGNTVFTYLDAFCRPEYFPEFLPEYKNLDELKEHYQRGGLGDMKVKRFLNNVLQAELEPIRNRRKEWQKDIPAVYEILKTGSEKAEAVAAQTLKEVKAAMKINYFEDQALIASQIEKFAK from the coding sequence ATGAAAAAGATTATGCTTACCGGTGATCGTCCGACAGGAAAGCTCCATGTGGGACATTATGTTGGATCGTTGAGGCGTCGGGTAGAGCTTCAGAATACGGGAGATTTTGATGATATATTTATTATGATCGCAGATGCACAGGCGTTGACGGATAATGCGGATAATCCGGAAAAGATCCGGCAGAATATTATAGAGGTAGCCTTGGATTACCTTGCATGCGGTCTGGATCCTGCAAAGTCAACTTTATTTATCCAGTCCCAGATACCGGAGTTATGTGAACTTTCATTTTATTATATGAACCTGGTGACAGTATCCAGACTTCAGCGGAATCCAACTGTCAAGTCAGAGATTCAGATGAGAAATTTTGAGGCAAGCATTCCGGTTGGATTCTTTACTTATCCGATCAGCCAGGCAGCAGATATCACAGCATTCAAGGCAACGACCGTTCCTGTCGGGGAAGATCAGATGCCGATGCTGGAGCAGACAAAAGAGATCGTACATAAGTTTAATTCTGTGTACGGTGAGACTCTGGTAGATCCGAAGATTCTGCTCCCGGAGAATGAAGCGTGCCTGCGTCTTCCGGGTATTGACGGAAAGGCAAAGATGAGCAAGTCCCTCGGAAACTGTATATATCTTTCAGAAGAGCCGGATGAGATCAAGAAAAAGGTATTCAGTATGTTTACTGATCCGAACCATATTCGTATTGAAGATCCGGGAAGTCTGGAGGGAAATACTGTATTTACTTATCTGGATGCATTCTGCAGACCGGAGTATTTCCCGGAATTTTTGCCGGAGTATAAGAATCTGGATGAATTAAAAGAGCATTATCAGCGTGGCGGACTGGGAGATATGAAAGTGAAGCGTTTCCTGAATAATGTACTTCAGGCTGAATTAGAGCCGATCCGTAACCGCAGAAAAGAGTGGCAGAAGGATATTCCGGCAGTTTATGAAATTCTGAAGACCGGAAGTGAGAAAGCAGAAGCAGTTGCTGCACAGACCTTGAAAGAAGTAAAGGCAGCCATGAAGATCAACTACTTTGAAGATCAGGCATTGATCGCATCTCAGATAGAGAAGTTTGCAAAATAA